From Syngnathus typhle isolate RoL2023-S1 ecotype Sweden linkage group LG5, RoL_Styp_1.0, whole genome shotgun sequence:
aacctattttaaacgtctactttaggtctataaatcaacctaagggtctataaatcaacctaatttaggtgtccattttaggtctatatatcaacctattttagatctaaaaatcaacctattttagacgtctatttctggtctattttagatctataattaaacctattttaaacgtctactttaggtctataaatcaacctaatttaggcgtctattttaggtctatatatcaacctattttagatctaaaaatcaacctattttagacgtctatttctggtctataaatcaacctattttaggtctatatatcaacctattttagatctaaaaatcaacctattttagacgtctatttctggtctattttagatctataattaaacctaatttaaacgtctactttaggtctataaatcaacctaagggtgtataaatcaacctaatttaggcgtctattttaggtctatatatcaacccattttagatctaaaaatcaacctattttagacgtctatttctggtctattaatcaacctattttagatctataaataaacctattttaaacgtctacgttaggtctataaatcaacccaagggtctataaatcaacctaatctaggggtctattttaggtctatatatcaacctattttagatctaaaaaaatcaacctattttagacgtatatttctggtctataaatcaacctattttagatctataaataaacctattttaaacgtctactttaggtctataaatcaacctaagggtctataaatcaacctaatttaggtgtccattttaggtctatatatcaacctattttagatctaaaaatcaacctattttagacgtctatttctggtttaaaaatcaacctattttagacgtctatttttggtttaaaaatcaacctattttagacgtctatttttggttttaaaatcaaccttttttagacgtctatttttggtttaaaaatcaacctttttcagacgtctatttttggtttaaaaatcaacctattttagacgtctatttttggtctataaatcaacctattttagatctattttaaacgtctactttaggtctaaatcaacctaatttaggcgtctattttaggtctatatatatacctattttagatctaaaaatcaacctattttagacgtctatttctggtctataaatcgtctattttaggtctatatatcaacctattttagatctaaaaataaacctattttaaacgtctactttaggtctataaatcaacctaagggtctataattcaacctaatttaggcgtctattttaggtctatatatcaacctattttagatctaaaaatcaacctattttagacgtctatttctggtctataaatcgtctattttaggtctatatatcaacatattttagatctaaaaataaacctattttaaacgtctactttaggtctataaatcaacctaagggtctataaatcaacctaatttaggcgtctattttaggtctatatatcaacctattttagatctaaaaatcaacctattttagatgtctatttctggtctataaatcaacctattttagatctataaataaacctattttaaacgtctactttaggtctataaatcaacctaagggtctataaatcaacctaattcaggtgtccattttatgtctatatatcaacctattttagatctaaaaatcaacctattttagacgtctatttctggtttaaaaatcaacctattttagacgtctatttctggtttaaaaatcaacctattttagacgtctagatttggtttaaaaatcaaccttttttagacgtctatttttggtttaaaaatcaacctattttagacgtctatttttggtttaaaaatcaacctattttagacgtctatttttggtttaaaaatcaaccttttttagacgtctatttttggtttaaaaatcaacctattttagacgtctatttttggtttaaaaatcaccctattttagacgtctatttttggtttaaaaatcaaccttttttagacgtctatttttggtttaaaaatcaaccttgtttagtcaatttttggtttaaaaatcaaccttttttaaacgtctatttttggtctgaaaatcaacttaattttatctttatcagtggtacaggaataaccaattcacatgtacggatcaatatgcttgttaaacgcaaacaacttctgtgcattatttatacaacttacggcttgttcagacttcaaaattccaaaatatgatcatatttaatgtttaattattttaaacctattttaaaagtctactttaggtctataaatcaacctaagggtctgtaaatcaacctaatttaggcgtctattttaggtctatatatcaacctattttagatctaaaaatcaacttattttagacgtctatttctggtctattaatcaacctattttagatctataaataaacctattttaaacgtctacaacaggtctataaatcaacctaagggtctataaatcaacctaatctaggcgtctattttaggtctatatatcaacctattttagatctaaaaaatcaacctattttagacgtctatttctggtctattttagatctataattaaacctattttaaacgtctactttaggtctataaatcaacctaagggtctataaatcaacctaatttaggcgtctaatttaggtctatatatcaacctattttagatctaaaaatcaacctattttagacgtctatttctggtctataaatcaacctattttagatctattttaaacgtctactttaggtctataaatcaacctaagggtctataaatcaacctaatttaggcgtctattttaggtctatatatcaacctattgtagatctaaaaatcaacatattttagacgtctatttctggtctataaatcaacctattttagatctattttaaacgtctactttaggtctataaatcaacctaagggtctataaatcaacctaatttaggcgtctattttaggtctatatatcaacctattttagatctaaaaatcaacctattttagacgtctatttctggtctattttagatctataaataaacctattttaaacgtctactttaggtctataaatcaacctaagggtctataaatcaacctaatttaggcgtctattttaggtctatatatcaacctattttagatctaaaaatcaacctattttagacgtctatttctggtctataaatcgtctattttaggtctatatatcaacctattttagatctaaaaatcaacctattttaagcgtctactttaggtctataaatcaacctaagggtctataaatcaacctaatttaggcgtctattttatgtcttatatatcaacctattttagatctaaaaatcaacctattttagacgtctatttctggtctataaatcgtaacgcgcttccagccagtctttgcaggcacgagcaatgtttcaaagaaaatttgatcaacatGCGACGGGCATTTTTTGCCAGATCGCTCCAAAATCGTTTGCAGTGTGCCCCCTACTCGTCCATCCGCAGAACAGGTATCGCTGTAGCCTAGCCCGGCTGTCTTTGGGCAAGGACTGGAAACCAAGTAGACAACGGGCCATTCCCACAGACTGACAATTTAGGCCGAGAGTCCTGAACGCCACACGCCATGTTGAAAATGCATGACCGGATTGGAGATGTGACAGTCGTTGCTTTGCTTTTAGGTTGTTTCTGCTCCTCCATGGAGTCTGGTGTGCGCATTTACAATGTGGAGCCTTTGATGGAGAAGGGCCACTTGGGTGAGCGTCTTGCTGCTCGGCGCTGGCCGGGCGCCTGCTAACGTGGCCCGCCGTCTGCTATGCAGATCACGAGCAGGTGGGCAGCGTGGCGTCGTGCTCCATGCTGCATCGCTCCAACCTGCTGGCCGTGGTCGGGGGCGGAGTCAGCCCCAAGTTCTCTGAGATATTCGGTGGGTGCCTTTTGAATTGGGCGAGCACGACCATGAAGCCAACCGGTGTGACTTTTCAGTGCTGATCTGGGATGCCGCGTGCGATTCCCGAGACGCCAAAGACAAGCTGGTCCTGGAGTTCACCTTCACCAAGCCGGTGCTGGCGGTCCGGATGCGACACGACAAGTGAGTGGCGGCGGCTCGCTAAACTGGCCGAGAGGAGCGCAAACgttgaaagcaaacaaattggCGGGCTGCCTCCTCCCAGGATCGTCATGGTGTTGAAGAACAGGATCTATGTGTACAGCTTTCCCGACAAGCCGCTCAAGCTCTTTGAGTTTGATACGCGCGACAACTCCaaaggtgagcgagtgagcCAGCGAGCGCTCGGCCAGTCAGTCGCGCGGCTTCCTTTTATTAGCGTCTGCTTTTCCACCAGGTCTGTGCGACTTGTGTCCGAGTCTGGACAAGCAGCTGCTGGTTTTCCCGGGACACAAATGTGGAAGTCTGCAGCTGGCGGTAAATTGCCCCTCACACTTCCAAGCGTACGTGGGAGAGCCTGCGTCGCCGTCATTAGTCCGCTCCCGCCCTCCAGGACCTGTCCAACAGCAAGCCCGGGACGTCGTCGGCGCCGTTCACCATCAACGCGCACCAGAGCGAGATCGCCTGCCTGGCGCTCAACCAGCCGGGAAGCGTGGCCGCCTCGGCCTCTCGCAAGGGGACGCTCATACGCCTCTTTGACACCAGCAGCCGCGACAAACTGGTGGAGCTGCGGCGAGGCACCGACCCCGCCACGCTCTACTGGTAAGCGTGCCCcccccttattattattattttttttaattgtcggtTTGCTCACCGCTGACCATGTCCCCTCCCCGCACCTGCACAGCCTCAACTTCAGTCACGACTCGTCCTTCTTGTGCGCATCCAGTGACAAAGGGACGGTCCACATCTTCGCCCTGAAAGACACCAAACTTAACCGCCGCTCCGCGTAAGGCCGCCGCCCCGCTCCCTCGCCCACTCCCTCTTCAACGTGCGTGTGCGCCTGCCAGGTTGGCGCGCGTGGGCAAGGTGGGCCCCGTCATCGGCCAGTACGTGGACAGCCAGTGGTCGCTGGCCAGCTTCACCGTGCCCGCCGAGTGCGCCTGCATCTGCGCCTTCGGGAAGAACACATCCAAGAACGTCAACTCCGTCATCGGTCCGAGGGAGGGGTCGTCGTTTGCTGCGCACCGGCCACATTTTGCCTCTAACATTTCCTTTGCTCTCTATGGCAGCCATCTGCGTGGACGGCACCTTCCACAAGTACGTCTTCACGCCCGACGGAAACTGCAACCGAGAAGCCTTTGACGTCTACTTGGACATTTGCAACGACGACGACTTTTGATCCAGGACGGAAGGAAACGGGGAAGGACCCAAGGAAGAAACGGCAGGACACTTCAAGTGAAGCCAGGTGTCACCTTTTGCGGTTCGGCAGGTCCGTCACACCCCTGCGATTTCATTTGTACTTTGACACAAACTGAACAAAGGaagcaaaccagaaaaaaaaagaaaaaggcaggcgacttctgtttttattcaaagcaaaatgatacgtACATTTACACATGAAGCACACGTGAGATCaggggaaaaacatttaaataagaacCAAAAATACCCTGCCCCAACGCAGACGAGCACAATGGTCAGAGCAAAACCAACGGAGCGCTGGCTTGGCTGCCTTGCGTCTACAGCAGCTCGTGGCGACATTTTGGGCAATAGCTGACGCCAGTAATCAAGCGCGCGATGAAATcaacttaggaaaaaaaaggataaacatgCTTAACGCTAAAAACTTTAAATCAAGAACGCAGCATCGGCTCGCTGAAGTTTTCCATGAAGGCGGGCCCTCGCGTGTCCATCGAAGGTGGACGACCAAGAACGCTGTGAGGATCCTGTCCGACGTCGGCGGGAAAGGCACGCATGGTCTCCAAGACCAGGCCGAGGTGCTCCAGGAAGGAGTTGACGGATACGCGAAGGACGCGAGCTTGCTCTGCACGCCACTTCCTGAAAAGGTCACAAGAGGTCACTGGCGGGTGGGCGTGCGGGCGACGGCAGCGGGGCCGGGCGAAGGCTCCTCACGCGCTGAGCACACTCCCGGCGAGCGTCAGCCGCTTGCGGACGCCTCCTCGCCGGGGCTCGCGGTCGGGACTCAGCGAGCGCA
This genomic window contains:
- the LOC133153838 gene encoding EKC/KEOPS complex subunit LAGE3-like isoform X2, translating into MASFLSADVESLAHVSLTLPFSSSLQVPFQSARQATVALRSLSPDREPRRGGVRKRLTLAGSVLSAKWRAEQARVLRVSVNSFLEHLGLVLETMRAFPADVGQDPHSVLGRPPSMDTRGPAFMENFSEPMLRS
- the LOC133153838 gene encoding EKC/KEOPS complex subunit LAGE3-like isoform X1 — encoded protein: MAAPESGEQASQLEFSLQVPFQSARQATVALRSLSPDREPRRGGVRKRLTLAGSVLSAKWRAEQARVLRVSVNSFLEHLGLVLETMRAFPADVGQDPHSVLGRPPSMDTRGPAFMENFSEPMLRS